In Mucilaginibacter sp. KACC 22063, the genomic stretch GGCTATTCCCGCAGCCATATTGGCGATATTGTTTGATACCCTCTTAGCGCTGTTACAAAAACTGGATGTAAAACGTTTTAAAACTGCTGTTAAAATCTTGCCAATATTTATTGTTGCACTGGCTATGCTTTACATTATTCCTTCAGCCTATGCAGGTAAGCTTGAAGCCGGTTTTACACCCGAGTTTATGGGCAGGCAGGATGGCGACCTGGGTCTTAAACAAAAGTATGGTCTTAAAATACACACCCTTGTTTTAAGCGATGCCATTATGTATAAGGCGGCTTACCAAAAACAACTGGATGTAATCAGCGGCTACTCAACAGACGGCCGCCTTAAAGCTTTCAACCTTACGGTACTTAAAGATGATAAAGGCATTTTTCCACCTTATTATGCAGCACCATTAGTGCGCGAAGGCGCTTTACACCGTTTCCCAGAATTAGAGAAAACGCTGAACCTGCTATCGGGCCATATCACGGATGGGGTAATGACCGAACTGAATTACCGAACCGATTACCTGCACCAAAGTCCCGAAAAAGTGGCAAAGGATTTTTTAATAACACAACACCTCTATAAACCGTCAAGAAACGGGCATGGCGATGTAGTACGCATCGGCTCAAAAATCTTCGGCGAGCAATATATCCTGGCAGCAATGTACAGCATGCTGATCCGCGGCTATACCGATTACCAGGTATCAACCAAAACAGGATTAGGCGGAACCAAAATCTGCTTTGATGCACTGAACAACGACCAGATTGATTTTTACCCCGAATATACCGGCACTGGCCTACTGGTAATGCTACAACCCAGCCAGCAAACTGTTGATGCCATAAGCCACGATCCGGATAAAACTTATGCTTATGTTAAAGATGAGTTCGCAAAAAAATACAACCTGCAGTGGTTAAAACCCATCGGCTTTAATAATGCATACGCTTTGATGATGCGCGGGCAGCAGGCGGCCCAACTGAACATTAAAACAATTTCCGATTTAAAACGCTATTTGAATAATAATTAATATGTCGTCGTTTTCCGATACCTATAAAACATTAAGGCAACGCTCAGAACAAATTTGCAGCTACCTGCAAACGGAAGACTATGTGGTACAACCTGTTGTAGACGTTAGTCCGCCGAAGTGGCACCTTGGGCATACTACCTGGTTTTTCGAAACTTTTATCCTGAAGCCTTATGTTACCGGGTACCAGGAATACGATCCCGAATACAACTATGTATTCAACAGCTATTACGAAAGTGTTGGCGCGCGGGTTATTCGCACAGACCGCGGCAATTTAAGCCGCCCTACCGTGCAGGACGTGTATAAATACCGCGCTTATGTTGACGAGGCGATGTTTCATTTCCTATACAATGAGCCGTCTGAAGAATTAAAGGAACTGTTGATTCTTGGCTTCAACCATGAAGAGCAGCACCAGGAACTTTTATATTACGACATTAAATATATTTTAGGGCATAACCCGCTGTTTCCTGCTTATAACCCTCAGTATTCGTCGCCAAAAGTAGAAGCCGATGCAAGCGGCAATTTTATTGCCATGCCCGAAGGCGTGTATGAAGTTGGCCACCAGGGCGAAGGCTTTTGTTTCGACAATGAGCTTAACCGCCACAAGGTATATCTTAACGCTTACGAGATCAGCCCTAACCTGGTAACTAACGAAGAGTACGTAAAGTTTATTGAAGCCGGTGGCTATCATGATTTCCGTTACTGGCACGCCGAAGCCTGGGATTGGGTAAAGAACAACCAGGTTGAAGCACCGCTGTACTGGTACAAAATAGACGAGCAGTGGCACAATTACACGTACCGCGGACTTGAACCGTTGAATGCTGATGAACCGGTTTGCCACATCAGCTATTATGAAGCTTATGCCTATGCATCGTGGAAAGGCTTGCGCCTGCCTACCGAATTTGAGTGGGAAGCCGCTGCCAGCAAATTTAACTGGGGATTACGCTGGGAATGGACAGAAAGTGCCTATCTCCCCTATCCGGGCTTTACAAAAGCACCCGGTGCCATCGGCGAATACAATGGTAAGTTTATGGTAAATCAAAAAGTGCTGCGTGGGGCATCAGAAGTTACGCCACCGGGCCATGAACGTGTTACTTACCGCAATTTTTTTCATCCAAACCTGCGCTGGCTGTTTAGCGGCCTGCGCTTAGCAAAATAAAACATGCAACCTGTAAAAAACCTGCACTTAAATGATCAGTCTGACATTACTAACGGCCAGTTTTGCCGTGATGTAATAGAGGGATTAAGCTCGGTACCTAAGCATTTGGATGCCAAGTATTTTTATGACGCCAAAGGCGATGAGCTTTTTCAGCAGATCATGAACATGCCCGAATATTACCCGACTGATTGCGAGATGGAAATATTTTCGGAGCAAACTGCCGATTTAAGCAAACTACTTAAAGACGACAGCCCGTTCGATTTGATCGAACTGGGTGCGGGGGATGCTACAAAATCAATTCACCTGTTGCGCGGACTGGTAAATAGTCATGCCGATTTCAATTATGTACCGATAGATATTTCGGGACATGTAATAGACCTGCTAAACGAAACCTTGCCTCCTGCCGTTCCCGGCCTGAAAGTGGAAGGTATACAGGGTGATTACTTTGAGGCACTGGATAAAGCGCAGCATTATTCTAACCGCCGCAAAGTGGTGCTATTCCTGGGATCAAATATTGGCAATATGCCGGTTGCAGATGCAGAAGCCTTTTGTAAAAACCTGCGTAAGTATCTTTCGCCCGGAGATATGCTGTTGGTTGGCTTTGACCTGAAGAAAGACCCGAAAGTAATTCTGGATGCTTATAACGACAAGCAGGGCATTACCAAGCAGTTTAATATCAACTTATTACACCGCATTAATAACGAGCTTGGCGCAGATTTTAAACCTGACCAGTTTGAGCATTATGCCACTTACGATCCTGAAACCGGGGCCTGCAAAAGCTACCTGATCAGCCTTTGCGACCAGAACATTAGCCTTTGTGATGAAACCTTCGACTTTAAGAAAGACGAATACATTTACATGGAAGTATCGCAAAAATATACTGTTGAACAAACACGCCGTATGGCTATACAGGCAGGCTTTAAACCACTGCAGGATTTTTACGATAGTAAAGGCTGGTTTTTAGATACCGTATGGCTTGCTTTGTAATGCTGAAACCATAAAAATTAAGCTTTTTAAAAAAATTTATTTTAGGCTATTGATTTAAGCCACAAGTTTATATCTTTGCAATCCCAAAATAAGGGAAAGCAGTTCTTTAACTAAAAAATTGCCTTGATAAAAGGCCCGTTCGTCTAGGGGTTAGGACGCAAGATTTTCATTCTTGAAACAGGGGTTCGATTCCCCTACGGGCTACTTTGAATTTAGAATTTTGAAGGAGTGGATTTTAAATGATTCGCTAACTCACGATTCAGTAACTCGAAACTTAACAAAAGGCCCGTTCGTCTAGGGGTTAGGACGCAAGATTTTCATTCTTGAAACAGGGGTTCGATTCCCCTACGGGCTACTAAATGAAAAGCCGCTTTGCTATTGCAGAGCGGCTTTTCTGTTTTAATTACTTACCGTTAGGCGGAAACTTGATCTTCTTAACATTCAGCATGTGCACAGGCCGCTGAGCTTCTGACTCAAATCGAATTGTATCTTTAATCGGTTTAAGCTTTATTGTTTTATAACTATAAATCACATAGTAAAATACATTTGCAACGTTATCTGGTAAACTACCAGACTGAGCCCTTATGTGTTTAATTTTATCGCCGTAATGAATGAATACTTCTAAGCTTTGATCATCTATAGAGTGGTTATAAGACGTATCAAGATTTTTATAATTAATACTCTCCATTTTAATATTTAAAGTATCCCAAAATTCCTTACTCACTTTACCTGAATAGTGTCCTACAAGTTTAATCCCTTTAACAGTGTTTGATTTCAACTCAAAGGGAATGTTATCACCAAAAAAATAATATTTAAGAGAACTATCAATACTAGTTATAGTTGGCTGGCAAGGCCCAAAGCAGCTACCTGTGGCTATTTCAATTTTGGTGATCTCATTATATCTTTTACCATAGTTACAACTACAGACAGATAATAAAGACAATATTGTGAATAGCAGGAATAAGATATGGTTCTTCATAATTACAAGCTGATACTTAGTCAAGATTTAACGTTGAACAGTAGCCACCTTTATATTTACTTACCCATTGTAATTAGGATCAAACTCTATAATCCATTCAATGCCATACTTATCCCTGAACATTCCGGCATAAGTCCCCCAAGGGCTGTCTCCAATCGGGCCTTCAACTTCTCCACCTGCTGATAAATCGTTAAATACTTTATCTGCTTCTTCACGGCTTTCGGCGTTCAATAATATTTTAGACCTGTTTTCATTTTCGCTTACCCGGCCCATAAATTCAGGAACATCGTTAGCTATTAACAAGTTATTTTTACCAAGCGGCAAAGCGATGTACATGATCTTATTCGTATCACTTTCTGATGGCTGAAAATCCTCGCTTGCTATATCTTTAAAACGGACAATCTTGGTAAATTCTCCACCAAAAACTGATTTATAAAAGGTGAATGCTTCTTCGGCATTACCATTAAAGTTGATCCAGGGATTAATTGCTCTCATGGTTTAATTGGTTTTAGTGTTGCTATTAGTGCGCCTAAATTGAACATATCTGATATACAGATATTTAAATAAATATACTATCTATTAATATGTAACCCAAATTACTAACAACAAAAAGCCGCCCTACTTTCGTAAAGCGGCTTTCCGTAAATATCTATAACTCGAATATTAAAACCTTACAATCAGGTCCATTGAGGCAGTATACTGATCTTTTTTGGCGCCGTTATCATACGGTGTAATGCCATCGGCATAAGCACGCTCATAACGGATCTCTGGTCTAATGCGCATATACTTGTTCAGGTATTGCACAAAACCAATGGTATGGCTGCTGTAAGTAGTGGCGTAACCGGTACGGTTACCTTGCGGGTCGCTCAGGAAATCGTTACGGATAGACAGGTAGTTGTTGTTAGACAATTTCACCTGGAAGTAGTTAACCGCACCTACAGCCTGCGATAAGCCGGGAATCATGGAACCCGGGCCTACACCAGTAAAAAACGGACGAGGCGGCCTATCAACAACTGTTCCGCCAACCAAGGCGTCTTTTTGCCACATGTAATAAGCCTCGGTCATCATGTGGAAGGTACTGTTAAAACGGTGCCCCCAGGTACCTACTATCATTTGCAGGTCGTCGTGGTTATTTTTGTATTTACCTGCACCAAGCGAATTGATACCGCCGTAAAACGAGTCGTTATTATCGTGCGATAC encodes the following:
- a CDS encoding ABC transporter permease/substrate-binding protein → MNEQPQNLWQFMVQESDKLLTQTLQHIGLTFISLLLAILVGLPLGIFIARRQKYSGIVLTIAGILQTIPSIALLGFMIPVLGIGPKPAIAALLIYALLPVIRNTFTGISGVDASVKEAAQAMGMSQAQILTKVELPLAMPVILAGIRTAAVINVGVATLASLIAAGGLGEFIFGGISLNNTNMILAGAIPAAILAILFDTLLALLQKLDVKRFKTAVKILPIFIVALAMLYIIPSAYAGKLEAGFTPEFMGRQDGDLGLKQKYGLKIHTLVLSDAIMYKAAYQKQLDVISGYSTDGRLKAFNLTVLKDDKGIFPPYYAAPLVREGALHRFPELEKTLNLLSGHITDGVMTELNYRTDYLHQSPEKVAKDFLITQHLYKPSRNGHGDVVRIGSKIFGEQYILAAMYSMLIRGYTDYQVSTKTGLGGTKICFDALNNDQIDFYPEYTGTGLLVMLQPSQQTVDAISHDPDKTYAYVKDEFAKKYNLQWLKPIGFNNAYALMMRGQQAAQLNIKTISDLKRYLNNN
- the egtB gene encoding ergothioneine biosynthesis protein EgtB, translating into MSSFSDTYKTLRQRSEQICSYLQTEDYVVQPVVDVSPPKWHLGHTTWFFETFILKPYVTGYQEYDPEYNYVFNSYYESVGARVIRTDRGNLSRPTVQDVYKYRAYVDEAMFHFLYNEPSEELKELLILGFNHEEQHQELLYYDIKYILGHNPLFPAYNPQYSSPKVEADASGNFIAMPEGVYEVGHQGEGFCFDNELNRHKVYLNAYEISPNLVTNEEYVKFIEAGGYHDFRYWHAEAWDWVKNNQVEAPLYWYKIDEQWHNYTYRGLEPLNADEPVCHISYYEAYAYASWKGLRLPTEFEWEAAASKFNWGLRWEWTESAYLPYPGFTKAPGAIGEYNGKFMVNQKVLRGASEVTPPGHERVTYRNFFHPNLRWLFSGLRLAK
- the egtD gene encoding L-histidine N(alpha)-methyltransferase; protein product: MQPVKNLHLNDQSDITNGQFCRDVIEGLSSVPKHLDAKYFYDAKGDELFQQIMNMPEYYPTDCEMEIFSEQTADLSKLLKDDSPFDLIELGAGDATKSIHLLRGLVNSHADFNYVPIDISGHVIDLLNETLPPAVPGLKVEGIQGDYFEALDKAQHYSNRRKVVLFLGSNIGNMPVADAEAFCKNLRKYLSPGDMLLVGFDLKKDPKVILDAYNDKQGITKQFNINLLHRINNELGADFKPDQFEHYATYDPETGACKSYLISLCDQNISLCDETFDFKKDEYIYMEVSQKYTVEQTRRMAIQAGFKPLQDFYDSKGWFLDTVWLAL
- a CDS encoding DUF6438 domain-containing protein, with translation MKNHILFLLFTILSLLSVCSCNYGKRYNEITKIEIATGSCFGPCQPTITSIDSSLKYYFFGDNIPFELKSNTVKGIKLVGHYSGKVSKEFWDTLNIKMESINYKNLDTSYNHSIDDQSLEVFIHYGDKIKHIRAQSGSLPDNVANVFYYVIYSYKTIKLKPIKDTIRFESEAQRPVHMLNVKKIKFPPNGK
- a CDS encoding VOC family protein, with the translated sequence MRAINPWINFNGNAEEAFTFYKSVFGGEFTKIVRFKDIASEDFQPSESDTNKIMYIALPLGKNNLLIANDVPEFMGRVSENENRSKILLNAESREEADKVFNDLSAGGEVEGPIGDSPWGTYAGMFRDKYGIEWIIEFDPNYNG